A part of Microbacterium terregens genomic DNA contains:
- the secY gene encoding preprotein translocase subunit SecY: MFSAIARVFRTPDLRRKIAFTLAIIALYRFGAHIPAPFVDFPNVQSCLRQSAGTEGLLSLVNLFSGGALLQLSIFALGVMPYITATIIVQLLRVVIPHFETLYKEGAAGQSRLTQYTRYLTIALALLQSTTLVTVARSGQLFGSTGVPECEQLLTNDVWWAQLLMIVTMTAGTGLIMWFAELVTERGIGNGMSLLIFVSIAAAFPASMWGIAQSRGFEVFLLVLAVGILVVALVVFVEQSQRRIPVQYAKRMVGRRTYGGTNTYIPIKVNMAGVVPVIFASSLLYIPALIAQFNQPQVGQEAPAWVAWIAQYLTTGDSPLYMLVYFLLIVGFTYFYVAITFNPVEVADNMKKYGGFIPGIRAGRPTAEYLDYVLTRITLPGSLYLGFIALLPLIALAAVGANQNFPFGGASILIIVGVGLETVKQIDAQLQQRHYEGLLR, from the coding sequence TTGTTCAGCGCCATCGCGCGGGTCTTCCGTACACCCGACCTTCGTCGGAAGATCGCATTCACACTGGCGATCATCGCCCTCTATCGCTTCGGCGCGCACATCCCGGCGCCGTTCGTGGACTTCCCGAACGTGCAGTCCTGCCTCCGGCAGAGCGCGGGCACCGAGGGACTGCTGTCCCTGGTCAACCTGTTCTCCGGTGGCGCGCTGCTGCAGCTGTCGATCTTCGCCCTCGGCGTCATGCCGTACATCACGGCGACGATCATCGTGCAGCTGCTGCGCGTCGTGATCCCGCACTTCGAGACGCTGTACAAAGAGGGCGCGGCCGGTCAGTCCCGTCTGACCCAGTACACGCGCTACCTCACGATCGCGCTCGCACTGCTGCAGTCCACGACGCTGGTCACGGTCGCCCGCAGCGGGCAGCTGTTCGGTTCCACCGGTGTTCCCGAGTGCGAGCAGCTCCTCACCAATGACGTGTGGTGGGCGCAGCTGCTGATGATCGTCACGATGACCGCCGGCACCGGCCTCATCATGTGGTTCGCCGAGCTGGTCACCGAGCGCGGCATCGGCAACGGCATGTCCCTGCTGATCTTCGTCTCGATCGCCGCGGCCTTCCCCGCCTCGATGTGGGGCATCGCCCAGTCGCGCGGCTTCGAGGTGTTCCTGCTCGTCCTGGCCGTCGGCATCCTGGTCGTCGCGCTGGTGGTGTTCGTCGAACAGTCGCAGCGGCGCATCCCGGTGCAGTACGCCAAGCGCATGGTCGGTCGCCGCACCTACGGCGGAACGAACACGTACATCCCCATCAAGGTGAACATGGCCGGCGTCGTGCCCGTCATCTTCGCCTCGTCGCTGCTGTACATCCCTGCTCTGATCGCGCAGTTCAACCAGCCGCAGGTCGGTCAGGAAGCACCGGCCTGGGTCGCGTGGATCGCGCAGTACCTCACCACCGGTGACAGCCCGCTGTACATGCTGGTGTACTTCCTGCTCATCGTCGGCTTCACGTACTTCTACGTCGCGATCACGTTCAACCCGGTCGAGGTCGCCGACAACATGAAGAAGTACGGCGGCTTCATCCCCGGCATCCGTGCCGGTCGTCCGACCGCCGAGTACCTCGACTACGTGCTGACCCGCATCACCCTGCCGGGCTCGCTGTACCTGGGCTTCATCGCCCTGCTGCCGTTGATCGCCCTTGCGGCGGTCGGCGCCAACCAGAACTTCCCGTTCGGTGGCGCATCGATCCTGATCATCGTCGGCGTGGGTCTTGAGACCGTCAAGCAGATCGATGCTCAGCTGCAGCAGCGACACTACGAAGGGCTGCTCCGATGA
- a CDS encoding adenylate kinase, with the protein MTAAQGARLLIVGPQGSGKGTQGVRIAEAFGIPAISTGDMFRAAIASGSELGTQVTEIIQAGNLVPDELTTAVVRDRLAQADAAHGFLLDGYPRNIGQVGDLDEFLGGRGEELDAVIELVVPREESIERLTVRAQEQGRNDDTEQIIANRLAIYERETAPILDVYRERGVVDEIDGVGTLDEITARVIAALEQRGLMRSAAA; encoded by the coding sequence ATGACCGCGGCACAGGGAGCACGTCTGCTCATCGTCGGACCCCAGGGCTCCGGCAAGGGGACCCAGGGCGTCCGCATCGCCGAAGCCTTCGGCATCCCGGCGATCTCGACCGGCGACATGTTCCGCGCCGCGATCGCGAGCGGTTCGGAGCTGGGCACGCAGGTCACCGAGATCATCCAGGCGGGAAACCTCGTCCCGGATGAGCTGACCACCGCCGTGGTGCGCGATCGCCTCGCGCAGGCCGACGCCGCGCACGGGTTCCTGCTGGACGGCTACCCGCGCAACATCGGCCAGGTCGGCGACCTGGACGAGTTCCTCGGCGGTCGCGGCGAAGAGCTGGACGCCGTGATCGAGCTCGTCGTTCCCCGCGAGGAGAGCATCGAGCGACTCACGGTGCGGGCGCAGGAGCAGGGGCGCAACGACGACACCGAGCAGATCATCGCGAACCGTCTCGCCATCTACGAGCGCGAGACGGCGCCGATCCTCGACGTCTACCGCGAGCGGGGAGTCGTCGACGAGATCGACGGCGTCGGCACCCTCGATGAGATCACCGCCCGGGTCATCGCCGCGCTCGAGCAGCGCGGCCTGATGCGCTCCGCCGCTGCCTGA
- the map gene encoding type I methionyl aminopeptidase: MTPSLPGRRSIYKSTAQLQAMIEPGLITAAALDAVRALVAPGVTTLELDAAASAVITARGAKSNFQMVRGYRHTICTSVNEQVVHGIPSGRALEPGDIISIDAGAEYRGWNGDSAITFVVPDPSRPEIVAAREELSRVTEGSLWAGIAALAGARNLGEVGTAVQDYIDASGHGYGILREYVGHGIGRKMHEAPSVFNYRVPDPGPEVRPGLAVAIEPMVVIGDQATFVEDDDWTVSTLDGTAGSHWEHSVAVHDGGIWVLTAPDGGAAGLAPFGVTPREIG; the protein is encoded by the coding sequence GTGACTCCGTCTCTGCCCGGCCGTCGGTCGATCTACAAGTCGACCGCTCAGCTGCAGGCGATGATCGAGCCCGGCCTGATCACCGCGGCGGCGCTGGATGCCGTCCGTGCCCTGGTCGCGCCGGGTGTCACCACCCTGGAACTGGATGCCGCGGCATCCGCTGTCATCACCGCGCGAGGCGCGAAGTCCAACTTCCAGATGGTGCGCGGATACCGGCACACGATCTGCACGTCGGTGAACGAGCAGGTGGTGCACGGCATCCCGTCCGGGCGTGCGCTCGAGCCCGGTGACATCATCTCGATCGATGCCGGAGCCGAGTACCGCGGCTGGAACGGCGATTCGGCGATCACGTTCGTCGTGCCGGACCCGTCGCGGCCCGAGATCGTCGCGGCGCGCGAAGAGCTGTCGCGGGTGACCGAGGGGTCGCTCTGGGCGGGCATCGCGGCGCTGGCCGGCGCCCGCAACCTCGGCGAGGTCGGCACCGCGGTGCAGGACTACATCGACGCGTCCGGGCACGGCTACGGCATCCTGCGCGAATATGTCGGGCACGGCATCGGCCGCAAGATGCATGAGGCCCCGTCGGTGTTCAACTACCGCGTCCCCGACCCCGGCCCCGAGGTGCGACCCGGACTCGCGGTCGCGATCGAGCCGATGGTCGTCATCGGCGATCAGGCCACCTTCGTCGAGGACGATGACTGGACCGTGTCGACCCTGGACGGCACCGCCGGCTCCCACTGGGAACATAGCGTCGCGGTGCATGATGGAGGAATCTGGGTGCTGACCGCACCCGATGGCGGCGCCGCCGGACTGGCGCCGTTCGGAGTCACACCCCGCGAGATCGGATAG
- a CDS encoding DsbA family protein, with amino-acid sequence MAAPARKTNWFAIGVTAAVVVVLVVISVIVIQLNNNSAPDAGPTVTPVAPSVNAETGAIAVGSGEQTLDTYIDFMCPVCNQFEQLYGEAIQALVADGTITLNIHPISILDRQSQGTQYSTRAANAMYCVALTQPELSVPFMQALFANQPAEGTAGLTDAQILQVASSVGVSGIDSCVNEGEFATYVAAMTEKTPVAPGAAGIGTPTIAVNGAVIANSTLPQPAQLGTLFE; translated from the coding sequence ATGGCTGCTCCCGCGCGCAAGACGAACTGGTTCGCGATCGGAGTGACCGCTGCCGTCGTCGTGGTCCTGGTGGTCATCTCGGTGATCGTCATCCAGCTGAACAACAATTCCGCGCCGGATGCCGGTCCGACCGTCACCCCGGTGGCACCGAGCGTCAACGCCGAGACCGGCGCGATCGCGGTCGGCAGCGGAGAGCAGACCCTGGACACCTACATCGACTTCATGTGCCCGGTCTGCAATCAATTCGAGCAGCTCTACGGCGAGGCCATTCAGGCCCTGGTCGCCGACGGCACGATCACCCTCAACATCCACCCGATCTCGATCCTGGACCGCCAGTCGCAGGGCACCCAGTATTCGACGCGTGCGGCGAACGCGATGTACTGCGTCGCCCTGACCCAGCCCGAGCTGTCGGTGCCGTTCATGCAGGCGCTGTTCGCGAACCAGCCCGCCGAGGGGACCGCGGGGCTCACCGACGCGCAGATCCTGCAGGTCGCCTCGAGCGTCGGCGTATCCGGGATCGACTCCTGCGTGAACGAGGGCGAGTTCGCGACCTATGTCGCGGCGATGACCGAGAAGACGCCGGTCGCCCCGGGCGCCGCCGGCATCGGCACGCCCACGATCGCCGTCAACGGTGCGGTGATCGCGAACTCGACGCTGCCGCAGCCCGCGCAGCTCGGCACGCTGTTCGAGTAG
- the infA gene encoding translation initiation factor IF-1, translating to MAKKDGVIEIEGVISEALPNAMFRVELSNGHKVLATISGKMRQNYIRIIPEDRVVVELSPYDLTRGRIVYRYR from the coding sequence ATGGCGAAGAAAGACGGTGTCATCGAGATCGAGGGCGTGATCTCCGAGGCGCTTCCCAATGCGATGTTCCGCGTTGAGTTGAGCAACGGACACAAGGTCCTCGCCACGATCTCGGGCAAGATGCGGCAGAACTACATCCGCATCATCCCGGAGGACCGCGTGGTCGTAGAGCTCAGCCCCTACGACCTGACCCGCGGCCGAATCGTTTACCGCTACCGCTAG
- the rpmJ gene encoding 50S ribosomal protein L36 → MKVSPSVKPMCDHCKVIRRHGVVMVICKSNPRHKQRQG, encoded by the coding sequence ATGAAGGTAAGTCCCAGCGTCAAGCCCATGTGCGATCACTGCAAGGTGATCCGCCGTCACGGCGTCGTCATGGTCATCTGCAAGTCGAACCCCCGCCACAAGCAGCGTCAGGGTTGA
- the rpsM gene encoding 30S ribosomal protein S13, with the protein MARLAGVDIPRDKRVVIALTYIYGVGPNRSKDILSATEISPDVRVKDLTDEQLIQLRDHIEGNYKVEGDLRREVAADIRRKVEIGSYQGIRHRRGLPVHGQRTKTNARTRKGPKRTVAGKKKAR; encoded by the coding sequence ATGGCACGTCTTGCCGGCGTTGACATCCCGCGCGATAAGCGCGTGGTGATCGCCCTCACCTACATCTACGGAGTAGGCCCCAACCGGTCGAAGGACATCCTCTCGGCGACCGAGATCAGCCCGGACGTCCGCGTCAAGGACCTGACCGACGAGCAGCTGATCCAGCTCCGCGACCACATCGAAGGCAACTACAAGGTGGAGGGTGACCTCCGTCGCGAGGTGGCCGCCGACATCCGCCGCAAGGTGGAGATCGGCTCGTACCAGGGCATCCGCCACCGTCGCGGCCTGCCCGTGCACGGTCAGCGCACGAAGACCAACGCCCGTACCCGCAAGGGCCCCAAGCGCACCGTCGCCGGCAAGAAGAAGGCGCGCTAG
- the rpsK gene encoding 30S ribosomal protein S11, with the protein MAAPKTAARKPRRKEKKNIALGHAHIKSTFNNTIVSITDPTGAVISWASSGGVGFKGSRKSTPYAAGLAAESAARQAQEHGVKKVDVFVKGPGSGRETAIRSLQAAGLEVGSINDVTPQAHNGCRPPKRRRV; encoded by the coding sequence ATGGCTGCACCTAAGACCGCCGCGCGCAAGCCGCGTCGCAAGGAAAAGAAGAACATCGCACTGGGCCACGCCCACATCAAGTCGACGTTCAACAACACGATCGTCTCGATCACCGACCCGACCGGCGCTGTCATCAGCTGGGCCTCCTCGGGCGGCGTGGGCTTCAAGGGCTCGCGCAAGTCGACTCCCTATGCCGCTGGTCTGGCCGCCGAATCGGCTGCCCGCCAGGCTCAGGAGCACGGCGTCAAGAAGGTCGATGTCTTCGTGAAGGGTCCCGGCTCCGGCCGCGAGACCGCCATCCGTTCGCTTCAGGCCGCTGGCCTCGAGGTGGGTTCGATCAACGATGTGACGCCGCAGGCGCACAACGGCTGCCGCCCGCCCAAGCGCCGCCGCGTCTGA
- a CDS encoding DNA-directed RNA polymerase subunit alpha, with amino-acid sequence MLIAQRPTLTEEKIGEFRSRFIIEPLEPGFGYTIGNALRRSLLSSIPGAAVTSIRLDGVQHEFSTIPGVKEDVTEIILNIKQLVVSSERDEPITAYLRKTGAGEVTAADISAPAGVEVHNPELVIATLNDTAKFELELTIERGRGYVSATQNRNEYAESGQIPIDSIYSPVLKVSYRVDATRAGERTDFDKLVLDVETKNSMAPRDAVASAGRTLTELFGLARELNVEAEGIEIGPAPVETVLSNELSMPIEDLDLSVRSYNCLKREGINTVSELVALSETQLMNIRNFGQKSVDEVRDKLVSLGLTLKDSVPGFDGAHFYGGYDDETV; translated from the coding sequence GTGCTTATTGCACAGCGTCCGACACTGACCGAGGAGAAGATCGGGGAGTTCCGCAGCCGGTTCATCATCGAGCCCCTGGAACCCGGTTTCGGTTACACGATCGGCAACGCGCTGCGTCGCAGCCTGCTCTCGTCGATCCCCGGCGCGGCTGTCACCAGCATCCGTCTGGACGGCGTCCAGCACGAATTCAGCACGATCCCCGGTGTGAAGGAAGACGTCACCGAGATCATCCTGAACATCAAGCAGCTCGTCGTCTCGAGCGAGCGCGACGAGCCCATCACCGCGTACCTGCGCAAGACGGGTGCCGGCGAGGTCACGGCCGCTGACATCTCGGCTCCGGCCGGTGTCGAGGTCCACAACCCCGAGCTGGTCATCGCGACCCTGAACGACACCGCGAAGTTCGAGCTCGAGCTCACGATCGAGCGTGGCCGCGGCTACGTCTCGGCGACCCAGAACCGCAACGAGTACGCCGAGTCGGGGCAGATCCCCATCGACTCGATCTACTCGCCCGTGCTGAAGGTCAGCTACCGCGTCGACGCCACCCGCGCCGGCGAGCGCACTGACTTCGACAAGCTCGTGCTGGACGTCGAGACGAAGAACTCGATGGCTCCGCGTGACGCCGTCGCCTCGGCCGGTCGCACCCTGACCGAGCTGTTCGGTCTGGCGCGCGAGCTGAACGTCGAGGCCGAGGGCATCGAGATCGGCCCCGCGCCGGTCGAGACCGTCCTGTCGAACGAACTGTCCATGCCGATCGAGGACCTCGATCTGTCGGTCCGGTCGTACAACTGCCTCAAGCGTGAGGGCATCAACACGGTCAGCGAGCTCGTCGCCCTGTCGGAGACGCAGCTGATGAACATCCGCAACTTCGGTCAGAAGTCGGTCGACGAGGTGCGCGACAAGCTCGTCTCGCTCGGTCTGACGCTGAAGGACTCGGTCCCCGGGTTCGACGGTGCACACTTCTACGGCGGCTACGACGACGAAACCGTCTGA
- the rplQ gene encoding 50S ribosomal protein L17, translated as MPKPTKGPRLGGGPAHERLMLANLAAALFTHKSIKTTETKAKRLRPFAERLVTFAKRGDLHARRRVLSVIGDKEVVHVLFTEVAPLVADREGGYTRITKVGNRKGDNAPMAVIELVLEPVNPKPKSAKKTAAAASAAGSDDASASADETVAEASADETVAEADEAADAAVEIAADDEAAEEAAVTAEAAEKA; from the coding sequence ATGCCTAAGCCCACGAAGGGACCCCGCCTCGGAGGCGGACCCGCACACGAGCGCCTCATGCTGGCGAACCTCGCCGCGGCCCTGTTCACGCACAAGTCGATCAAGACGACCGAGACCAAGGCCAAGCGCCTGCGTCCGTTCGCCGAGCGACTGGTCACGTTCGCCAAGCGCGGCGACCTGCACGCGCGTCGTCGCGTGCTGTCCGTCATCGGTGACAAGGAAGTCGTGCACGTCCTGTTCACCGAGGTCGCACCGCTGGTCGCCGACCGTGAGGGCGGCTACACCCGCATCACGAAGGTCGGCAACCGTAAGGGCGACAACGCTCCGATGGCTGTCATCGAGCTCGTCCTCGAGCCGGTGAACCCGAAGCCGAAGAGCGCCAAGAAGACGGCTGCTGCCGCTTCGGCCGCCGGTTCGGACGACGCTTCGGCTTCGGCCGACGAGACGGTCGCCGAGGCTTCGGCCGACGAGACGGTCGCCGAGGCTGACGAGGCCGCGGACGCCGCGGTCGAGATCGCCGCGGACGACGAAGCCGCCGAAGAAGCCGCGGTCACCGCCGAGGCTGCTGAGAAGGCCTAG
- a CDS encoding IS3 family transposase (programmed frameshift), producing the protein MPKRIPEETKQRAIRLVLDHLDEYPNLTTACEAVSARLGFGAESLRRWVRQAQIDGGERQGVSSSESERMRRLERENRELREANAILRDAGGFLRRGTRPPTPLILAFIEDQRAKGRSVGSICKVLREQGVPVAERTYRAWKRAQPSNRDLADAVIIDAIRAARVNAKGELTPESMYGRRKMTALLRRQDLAVSKRQVDRLMRQLQINGLVRGKGVRTTIPDRNAARAPDLLDRDFTAAAPNRQWVADFTYVRTWAGFVYVSFVIDCYSRAVVGWHAATVKTTPLVTTALRMGLWRRDRAGHGVKDGLIHHSDAGSQFTSVSFAETLALEGIAASIGSIGDAYDNALAESTIGLFKNEAIRDGSPFRSGPLRTIDDVEWVTTDWVDWYNARRLHSTIGDVPPEELEAAYYADLETPSHPVMEPA; encoded by the exons ATGCCGAAGAGGATTCCGGAGGAGACGAAGCAGCGAGCGATCCGGCTTGTGCTCGATCACCTCGATGAGTACCCGAACCTGACGACTGCGTGCGAGGCGGTTTCGGCGAGGCTCGGGTTCGGGGCTGAGTCGCTGCGCCGCTGGGTGCGGCAGGCGCAGATCGACGGGGGCGAGCGCCAGGGGGTGTCCTCGAGTGAGTCGGAGCGGATGCGTCGGCTCGAGCGGGAGAACCGTGAGTTGCGTGAGGCGAACGCGATTCTGCGGGACGCGG GCGGTTTTCTTCGCCGGGGAACTCGACCCCCGACGCCGTTGATCCTCGCGTTCATCGAGGATCAACGCGCCAAAGGCCGCTCGGTCGGGTCGATCTGCAAGGTTCTGCGGGAGCAGGGCGTGCCGGTCGCCGAGCGGACCTATCGGGCATGGAAACGCGCCCAGCCCAGCAACCGGGACCTCGCGGACGCGGTCATCATCGACGCGATCCGAGCCGCCCGGGTGAACGCGAAGGGCGAGCTGACGCCGGAGTCGATGTATGGGCGACGGAAGATGACCGCGCTGCTGCGCCGGCAAGACCTCGCCGTGTCGAAGCGGCAAGTTGACCGACTGATGCGACAGCTGCAGATCAACGGCCTCGTGCGGGGCAAGGGCGTGCGGACCACCATCCCGGACCGTAACGCCGCGAGGGCGCCTGACCTACTGGACCGCGATTTCACCGCCGCCGCGCCGAACCGGCAGTGGGTCGCTGACTTCACGTATGTGCGGACGTGGGCCGGGTTCGTCTATGTGTCGTTCGTGATCGACTGCTACTCGAGGGCGGTCGTCGGCTGGCATGCCGCGACCGTGAAGACGACACCGCTGGTGACCACCGCGCTGCGGATGGGACTGTGGCGCCGTGACCGTGCCGGGCACGGAGTGAAGGACGGGCTGATCCATCACAGCGACGCCGGCTCACAGTTCACGAGCGTGTCGTTCGCCGAGACGCTCGCCCTCGAGGGCATCGCCGCGTCGATCGGATCGATCGGTGACGCATACGACAACGCCCTGGCCGAATCGACCATCGGGCTGTTCAAGAACGAGGCGATCCGCGACGGCTCCCCGTTCCGATCCGGGCCGCTGCGCACGATCGACGACGTCGAATGGGTCACCACCGACTGGGTCGACTGGTACAACGCGAGACGCCTGCACTCGACCATCGGAGACGTCCCGCCCGAAGAGCTCGAGGCCGCGTACTACGCTGACCTCGAAACGCCATCCCATCCGGTGATGGAACCCGCATAG
- a CDS encoding GNAT family N-acetyltransferase yields the protein MSESATPPLSERLNAAPPVQPQHPDVVFRPATVDDIDAVHAAVAASDRVDHPTWVTPREEIADIFELSHVDAARDTLLAIAPDGAVVAMGWAMVHPTQDAELHAYLQGTVHPDWRRKGIGTELIGWLYARAIELLADTGSTAEAAIYQYVDEGNTDAATLGERLGLRTERWFTSMQRDLADPIEEPPAADGVELIAYTADRSGAVLAARNDAFRDHWGSLPSTPERWGQFVDGPFLRPDLSTLALVDGRVVAFCMASVNEEDWAALGAPNTYIDLIGVVRDSRGRGLAPAVIARTLQAAKAAGLEQAVLDVDTASKTGANRLYERLGFRPTQRQQALVRRF from the coding sequence GTGAGTGAGTCGGCGACCCCGCCCCTGTCCGAGCGGCTAAACGCCGCACCGCCGGTCCAGCCGCAGCATCCGGATGTCGTGTTCCGCCCGGCCACCGTGGACGACATCGATGCCGTGCATGCTGCGGTGGCGGCATCCGATCGGGTGGACCACCCCACCTGGGTGACGCCGCGCGAGGAGATCGCCGACATATTCGAGCTCTCGCACGTCGACGCCGCACGCGACACGCTGCTTGCCATCGCGCCCGACGGTGCGGTCGTGGCGATGGGGTGGGCGATGGTGCACCCGACTCAGGATGCCGAGCTCCACGCGTACTTGCAGGGCACGGTCCATCCGGACTGGCGTCGCAAGGGCATCGGCACCGAGCTGATCGGGTGGCTCTACGCGCGCGCGATCGAGCTGCTCGCCGACACGGGGTCGACGGCGGAGGCGGCGATCTACCAATACGTCGATGAGGGCAACACGGATGCCGCAACCCTCGGCGAGCGGCTCGGCCTGCGCACCGAACGCTGGTTCACGTCGATGCAGCGCGACCTGGCGGATCCGATCGAGGAGCCGCCAGCCGCGGACGGGGTCGAGCTGATCGCGTACACGGCCGACCGTTCGGGCGCTGTCCTCGCTGCTCGCAACGACGCGTTCCGCGACCACTGGGGGAGCCTGCCCAGCACGCCGGAACGGTGGGGGCAGTTCGTGGACGGACCGTTCCTGCGTCCTGACCTGTCGACCCTCGCGCTCGTGGACGGTCGCGTCGTGGCGTTCTGCATGGCGTCGGTCAACGAGGAGGACTGGGCAGCTCTCGGCGCCCCGAATACCTATATCGATCTGATCGGGGTGGTGCGGGACTCCCGCGGCCGTGGCCTGGCGCCGGCGGTCATCGCGCGGACGCTTCAGGCGGCGAAGGCTGCCGGGCTCGAGCAGGCCGTGCTCGACGTCGACACCGCGAGCAAGACCGGCGCGAACCGGCTGTACGAGCGGCTGGGGTTCCGGCCGACGCAGCGGCAGCAGGCGCTGGTGCGGCGGTTCTAG